A window of Sphingobacterium sp. SRCM116780 contains these coding sequences:
- a CDS encoding ABC transporter ATP-binding protein has product MLQSSCQYVPFDKEVLGLPYINIKNLSFCFSEKSDLFAVEDANLAIQKSKITAIIGESGSGKSTLLRLIYGLLEPSTGEVRYKGWLVPTRKDKLIPGHQEMKLVSQGFDDLNTFANVWDNVASQLPNTNLEAKHDKTSAILKRLRIDHLAKKRIADISGGEKQRVAISRALVNDPQVLLMDEPFNQVDASFRDTLQQDIKQIVLETGLTIILVSHDPTEVLALADDLIVMKNGHILGQGHPRELYEKPTNAYTAQLLAKSNILNSEQAKRLNIQSDSTIIIHQEWLTVAPSNGNNDFQLIDIRYRGFYNELVIVGHDVHLHAISMAPILPPIGTFVQITTNHYISL; this is encoded by the coding sequence ATGTTACAGTCTTCTTGTCAATACGTACCTTTTGATAAGGAGGTCCTTGGACTTCCCTACATCAATATTAAAAATCTTAGTTTTTGCTTTTCAGAAAAGTCAGATCTTTTTGCTGTAGAAGATGCCAATCTCGCCATACAAAAGAGTAAGATTACCGCTATTATTGGTGAATCTGGAAGTGGAAAAAGTACATTATTGAGATTGATTTATGGCCTTTTGGAACCGTCAACCGGAGAAGTTCGGTACAAAGGATGGCTGGTTCCTACAAGAAAAGATAAACTAATACCTGGTCATCAGGAAATGAAACTCGTTTCACAAGGATTTGATGATTTGAATACATTTGCAAATGTTTGGGACAATGTTGCCTCACAATTACCGAACACCAACTTAGAAGCTAAACACGATAAAACTTCAGCAATTTTAAAAAGATTACGTATTGATCATCTGGCAAAAAAAAGAATTGCAGATATTAGTGGTGGAGAAAAGCAACGTGTAGCCATTTCTAGAGCTTTAGTTAATGATCCGCAAGTTTTATTAATGGATGAACCTTTCAATCAGGTAGACGCATCCTTTAGAGATACTTTACAGCAAGACATTAAACAAATTGTGTTAGAGACAGGCCTTACAATTATACTTGTTTCTCATGACCCAACAGAAGTTTTGGCGCTAGCAGACGATCTAATTGTCATGAAAAATGGTCATATATTAGGTCAAGGTCATCCACGTGAGCTTTACGAAAAACCGACGAATGCTTATACAGCACAATTATTGGCAAAAAGTAATATTCTAAATAGCGAACAAGCCAAGCGATTGAATATCCAGAGTGATTCGACAATCATCATTCACCAAGAGTGGTTAACTGTTGCCCCTTCGAATGGGAACAATGATTTTCAATTGATAGACATTCGTTATAGGGGATTTTACAATGAATTAGTCATTGTTGGTCATGATGTACACTTGCATGCTATTAGTATGGCTCCTATTTTACCTCCAATCGGTACATTTGTACAGATCACGACCAATCATTATATCAGTCTTTAA
- a CDS encoding TlpA family protein disulfide reductase, which translates to MKNILGLIFSFLFFVAEAQIPESGWKVKLNEPSPAFVVPKKNGEQITNIDLNGKVVLLNFFATWCPPCREELPRLQKEIWEKYKDNPKFALLVLAREENWEKIEPFVAKHAFSLPIYPDLKRGVFGLFAEQGIPRNVIVDTKGNIVYQSVGYEEKEFNKLISFLDALLKD; encoded by the coding sequence ATGAAAAATATTTTAGGTCTTATTTTTAGCTTCTTGTTTTTTGTAGCAGAAGCACAGATACCAGAAAGTGGGTGGAAAGTAAAGTTGAATGAACCATCTCCTGCATTCGTGGTTCCGAAAAAGAATGGGGAACAGATCACTAACATTGATTTGAACGGAAAGGTTGTATTACTTAATTTTTTTGCCACATGGTGTCCTCCGTGTAGAGAAGAGTTGCCTAGGTTGCAAAAAGAGATTTGGGAAAAATATAAAGACAATCCAAAATTCGCATTATTAGTATTGGCTCGTGAAGAAAATTGGGAAAAGATTGAACCTTTTGTGGCTAAGCATGCGTTTTCTTTACCAATTTATCCCGATTTAAAGCGAGGTGTATTTGGTCTTTTTGCAGAACAAGGGATCCCTCGAAATGTCATTGTAGATACTAAAGGTAATATCGTTTATCAATCCGTTGGCTACGAAGAAAAAGAGTTTAATAAACTGATTTCATTCTTGGATGCTTTGCTTAAAGACTGA
- a CDS encoding alpha/beta hydrolase: MKFPLMIVLFSLIFQTSTQERLALYQDEIPNAIRKDTAKYNANIPELFVYKPNDKKGNGFGVLIIPGGGYAHIAMDHEGHDVAKKLTQAGFTAFVLKYRLPSPNIMVDKSIGPIQDAQRAMQLIRSNFPSLSKVGVIGFSAGGHLASTLITKSDHPFIANPDHLSLAPDFAGLIYPVISMTDAVTHKGSKLNLLGENASLEKVNEFSAEKNVNKDVCPVFFVHAKDDKTVPIENSYLMMRALDQVHVKNKLLTYEEGGHGFGLFNKTSSVAWLDSFIDWTNRL, from the coding sequence ATGAAATTCCCTTTAATGATTGTTTTATTTTCACTTATTTTTCAGACTTCTACGCAAGAAAGGTTAGCCTTATATCAAGATGAGATCCCAAATGCTATTCGGAAAGATACCGCAAAATATAATGCTAATATTCCCGAACTATTTGTTTATAAACCCAATGATAAGAAAGGTAATGGTTTTGGCGTATTGATTATTCCTGGTGGAGGATATGCGCATATCGCAATGGACCATGAGGGACACGATGTGGCAAAGAAATTGACTCAGGCAGGGTTTACGGCTTTTGTACTTAAATATAGATTACCATCGCCTAATATCATGGTCGATAAAAGTATCGGTCCAATACAAGATGCACAACGTGCCATGCAGCTCATTCGAAGCAATTTTCCGTCATTAAGTAAAGTTGGCGTAATTGGTTTTTCTGCTGGTGGTCACCTGGCGTCTACGCTCATTACGAAATCTGATCACCCCTTTATTGCCAACCCGGATCACTTATCTTTAGCACCGGATTTTGCAGGATTGATTTATCCCGTTATTTCGATGACTGATGCTGTTACCCATAAAGGGTCTAAATTAAATTTGTTAGGAGAAAATGCTTCTTTGGAAAAAGTAAATGAATTTTCTGCTGAAAAGAATGTAAACAAAGACGTTTGTCCTGTATTTTTTGTTCATGCAAAAGATGATAAAACAGTTCCTATTGAGAACAGTTATTTAATGATGCGAGCACTTGATCAGGTGCACGTTAAAAATAAATTGTTAACCTATGAAGAAGGAGGACATGGTTTTGGTTTGTTTAATAAAACAAGTTCAGTTGCTTGGCTGGATAGCTTTATCGATTGGACGAATCGCTTATAA
- a CDS encoding alanine dehydrogenase: MSDLSKLASQAMMQPQETLLATASREKRLYIGIPKEIAFQERRICLTPLSVGLLVENGHEVVIETGAGTGSNFLDHHYSEQGARIVSSREEVYQADCIVKICAPTLGEVEMMKNNQILMSSLQPSLLELPVLHALIQKKITALSYEYLRDEGGCLAVVRAMSEIVGATSTLIASEYLSNSFGGKGLMLGGITGVPPTEMVIIGAGSVGEYAARTAIALGAQVKVFDNSIYKLRRLQNNLGSRVYTSIIQPTILNKAVKGCDVVIGALRSKNGRTPCVISEETVSEMKPNSVIIDVSIDQGGCFETSEITSHDTPTFRKYDVIHYCVPNIASRVARSATYALTNIFTPILLDIAEQGGVKNVIWKNAGIRCATYLYQGILTNKDIASKFDMTAKDLDLIIVTSL, from the coding sequence ATGAGTGATTTAAGTAAATTGGCAAGTCAGGCAATGATGCAGCCTCAAGAGACTTTATTAGCGACCGCTTCCCGAGAAAAAAGATTATATATTGGGATACCAAAAGAAATTGCATTTCAGGAAAGAAGAATTTGTTTAACACCTTTGTCTGTCGGTCTTTTAGTAGAGAATGGGCATGAGGTTGTTATTGAGACTGGGGCTGGGACTGGTTCCAATTTTTTAGATCATCATTACAGTGAGCAGGGGGCTCGGATTGTTTCTTCAAGAGAAGAAGTATATCAGGCAGATTGTATTGTGAAAATATGTGCCCCCACTTTAGGAGAAGTAGAAATGATGAAGAATAATCAAATTTTGATGTCTTCACTCCAACCTTCTCTCTTGGAATTACCCGTTCTCCACGCGCTTATTCAAAAAAAGATCACGGCTTTATCTTATGAATACTTACGGGACGAAGGTGGCTGCCTGGCTGTTGTTCGCGCCATGAGTGAAATTGTAGGTGCCACATCTACACTGATTGCTTCAGAATATTTAAGCAATAGTTTTGGTGGTAAAGGGCTTATGTTGGGCGGAATAACTGGTGTACCACCTACAGAAATGGTTATTATTGGAGCGGGAAGCGTTGGAGAATATGCTGCACGAACGGCAATTGCCTTAGGTGCACAAGTAAAGGTCTTTGATAACTCAATTTATAAGTTAAGACGGTTACAAAATAATTTAGGTAGTCGAGTTTATACATCCATTATACAGCCTACGATTTTAAATAAGGCGGTGAAAGGATGTGATGTGGTAATTGGTGCTTTGCGTTCAAAAAATGGTCGGACTCCCTGTGTAATCTCAGAAGAAACTGTTTCTGAAATGAAACCAAACTCTGTTATTATTGATGTCAGCATAGATCAAGGAGGATGTTTTGAGACATCTGAAATAACATCGCATGATACACCAACTTTCAGGAAGTATGATGTTATTCACTACTGTGTCCCTAATATCGCATCTCGTGTTGCACGATCTGCTACGTATGCTTTGACGAATATATTTACACCAATATTATTAGATATTGCGGAGCAAGGAGGTGTTAAAAACGTGATATGGAAAAATGCTGGAATTAGATGTGCCACGTATTTGTATCAAGGAATATTAACAAATAAGGATATTGCATCCAAATTTGATATGACCGCTAAAGACTTAGACTTGATTATTGTGACCAGTTTGTAG
- a CDS encoding polysaccharide biosynthesis protein — protein sequence MFNKLNIVPRWIIFVLDIFTVIFAFILANIIYYSFDFAFLQTTDFAIRLIYCIGVTAASFYLFKMHTGIIRYTSAVDSIRILTAIVFSVLVFFTIKTILLATGDMNSLPGSLIILYALFCFLLLTTYRTFVKIFFVYTKNVKTERRNTLIYGAGDLGIAVKRTLDHDVRSKNSIVGYLDDNEYKIGKVIDGIKIFDPKKLGQVIINLNIEELIFASHNIPLEAKNDIIDICLEKKVTILTLPPVKKIMNGELNPNQIQKIKIEDLLERAPIKISNDNILNQLKGKRILVTGAAGSIGSEIARQLGKFEPQMIILCDQAESPLHNLQLDLQDEFPHQVYHSFIGDVREIERMKLMFETFRPHYVYHAAAYKHVPMMENHPIEAVHTNIVGTKNIANLAVEYDSEKFVFVSTDKAVNPTNIMGATKRIAEIYVQSFNHYLQNNADISAKTKFITTRFGNVLGSNGSVIPRFRDQIEKGGPVTVTHPEITRYFMTIPEACQLVLEAGSMGEGGEIFVFDMGKSVKIVELANKMIKLSGYVPNEDIEIKFTGLRPGEKLYEELLNDLENTMPTHHKKIMIAKVRENDFKLVNNHIEILIAGIKLQNKHDIVLEMKKIVPEFKSQNSIYEQIDKELEAENNYINKG from the coding sequence ATGTTTAATAAACTTAATATTGTTCCTCGTTGGATTATTTTTGTATTAGATATTTTCACTGTAATCTTTGCTTTCATACTCGCAAATATCATCTATTATAGTTTTGATTTCGCTTTTTTACAGACGACTGATTTTGCGATCAGATTAATCTACTGTATAGGCGTCACAGCAGCCTCTTTTTATTTATTTAAGATGCATACAGGGATTATACGTTATACAAGTGCCGTTGATTCCATTCGTATCCTTACTGCCATTGTTTTCTCAGTCCTTGTCTTCTTTACTATTAAAACAATATTACTGGCTACAGGTGACATGAACTCCTTACCTGGTTCGCTCATCATTTTATATGCGTTATTTTGTTTTTTATTACTGACAACCTATAGAACATTTGTCAAAATATTTTTTGTTTATACAAAAAATGTAAAAACCGAAAGAAGAAATACGTTGATTTACGGCGCTGGAGATTTAGGGATTGCTGTTAAAAGAACTTTAGATCATGATGTGCGATCTAAAAATTCAATTGTAGGATACCTAGATGATAATGAATACAAAATCGGAAAAGTGATCGATGGGATCAAGATTTTTGACCCCAAAAAGCTTGGACAGGTAATTATCAATTTGAACATTGAAGAGCTTATTTTCGCTTCTCACAATATTCCTTTGGAAGCAAAAAACGATATTATTGACATTTGTTTGGAGAAAAAAGTAACCATCTTAACATTGCCTCCTGTTAAGAAAATAATGAATGGGGAATTAAATCCAAATCAAATACAGAAAATAAAAATTGAAGATCTTTTAGAAAGAGCTCCAATAAAAATCAGCAATGACAACATTCTGAATCAATTAAAAGGAAAGCGTATTTTAGTTACTGGCGCAGCAGGTTCTATTGGTAGTGAAATCGCGCGACAACTAGGAAAATTTGAACCACAAATGATTATTCTGTGTGATCAAGCAGAATCGCCACTTCATAACTTGCAATTGGACTTACAAGATGAGTTTCCACATCAGGTTTATCATTCTTTTATAGGAGATGTCCGTGAGATAGAAAGAATGAAATTGATGTTTGAAACATTTAGACCTCATTATGTCTATCATGCTGCAGCGTATAAGCATGTTCCGATGATGGAAAATCACCCTATCGAGGCTGTTCATACAAACATTGTTGGAACGAAAAACATTGCTAATCTAGCTGTTGAATATGACAGTGAAAAGTTTGTTTTTGTTTCCACAGATAAAGCGGTGAATCCGACCAATATTATGGGAGCTACAAAAAGAATAGCGGAAATATATGTGCAATCTTTCAATCATTACCTTCAGAATAACGCTGATATAAGTGCAAAAACTAAATTTATTACCACTCGATTTGGAAATGTATTGGGTTCAAATGGATCCGTTATCCCAAGGTTTAGAGACCAAATTGAAAAAGGCGGACCTGTTACGGTTACACACCCTGAGATTACACGTTATTTCATGACTATTCCTGAAGCCTGCCAACTGGTATTAGAAGCTGGCTCAATGGGTGAAGGGGGAGAAATTTTCGTTTTTGATATGGGAAAATCAGTAAAGATTGTGGAATTGGCGAATAAAATGATTAAACTATCTGGGTATGTTCCAAATGAGGATATTGAAATTAAATTTACAGGTCTACGCCCTGGAGAAAAATTATACGAAGAACTTCTCAATGATTTAGAAAATACCATGCCAACCCATCATAAAAAGATTATGATTGCTAAAGTGCGGGAAAATGATTTTAAACTAGTTAACAACCATATTGAAATCTTAATCGCGGGTATTAAACTTCAAAATAAGCATGATATTGTTTTAGAAATGAAGAAAATTGTACCTGAATTTAAAAGTCAAAACTCTATCTACGAACAAATAGATAAAGAACTTGAGGCAGAGAACAACTACATTAATAAAGGTTAA
- a CDS encoding tetratricopeptide repeat protein: MSKNQNQNTAGQANKPSQGSSFQDNQKSITFIVGGIFVLVLLYFGYQKLYLQPRAEKAANEIFKAEEYATIDSLQKRAIEGDGSFLGFKEIADEYSNTKSANIANAYLGGLYLRQGKYNEALEALENYSATGSTVLDPLVIGLKGDVYSELKDYKKAATFYKEASEKSANSYTTPLFLKKLGLVYEAQNEYKQAEETYKKIKTDYPESQEAAMIDGPIGRVQAHL; this comes from the coding sequence ATGTCTAAGAATCAAAACCAAAATACCGCTGGGCAAGCGAATAAACCTTCACAAGGTTCATCTTTTCAAGACAATCAAAAAAGTATCACATTTATCGTTGGTGGTATTTTCGTGTTAGTACTATTATATTTTGGATATCAAAAGCTTTATTTGCAACCTAGAGCCGAAAAAGCTGCAAATGAAATATTTAAAGCAGAAGAATATGCCACAATAGATTCTCTTCAAAAACGTGCAATTGAAGGTGATGGTTCTTTCTTAGGGTTTAAGGAAATTGCAGATGAATATTCAAATACCAAATCAGCGAACATTGCAAATGCTTACTTGGGTGGATTGTATTTACGCCAAGGGAAATACAATGAAGCTCTTGAGGCTTTGGAAAATTATTCTGCAACAGGTAGTACAGTCCTTGATCCATTGGTTATTGGATTAAAAGGAGATGTATATTCTGAATTAAAGGATTATAAAAAAGCGGCTACTTTTTACAAAGAAGCTTCTGAAAAATCTGCAAACTCTTATACTACTCCATTATTTCTTAAAAAACTAGGATTGGTTTACGAGGCTCAAAACGAATACAAACAGGCTGAAGAAACTTACAAAAAAATCAAAACAGATTATCCAGAAAGTCAGGAAGCAGCCATGATCGATGGTCCTATTGGCCGTGTTCAAGCTCATTTATAG
- the ribH gene encoding 6,7-dimethyl-8-ribityllumazine synthase, with protein sequence MASSIKNLSDFSHITVANANPYKFGIVVAQWNAEITGALLNGAISGLEKHGAKEENIKIIEVPGSFELITGADILFRDDSLDAIICLGCVIQGETRHFDFICDAVANGISNVALKYNKPVIFGVLTTDNQQQALDRAGGKHGNKGEEAAITAIQMAHISSQN encoded by the coding sequence ATGGCAAGTAGCATTAAAAATTTATCTGATTTCTCACATATAACAGTTGCAAACGCAAATCCATATAAATTTGGAATTGTAGTGGCACAATGGAATGCAGAAATAACTGGGGCTCTTTTAAATGGCGCAATTTCTGGTTTAGAAAAGCATGGAGCAAAAGAAGAAAATATCAAGATTATTGAAGTTCCTGGTAGTTTTGAATTAATTACAGGAGCAGACATTTTATTCCGTGACGATTCACTAGATGCAATTATATGTTTAGGGTGTGTCATTCAAGGAGAAACGCGTCATTTTGATTTTATCTGTGATGCTGTTGCGAATGGCATTAGTAATGTTGCTTTGAAGTATAATAAACCCGTTATTTTTGGTGTATTAACAACAGACAATCAGCAACAGGCATTGGATAGAGCCGGTGGCAAACATGGTAATAAAGGCGAAGAAGCTGCAATAACAGCTATTCAAATGGCACACATTAGCAGTCAAAACTAA
- the ytxJ gene encoding bacillithiol system redox-active protein YtxJ: MINWIPLTSLDQLQGLLNNQQVSAIFKHSTSCGISGMAKRNLERFANLADKPYDVYYLDLLAFREISNQIAQIWQVEHQSPQLLIVKGNSCLFDASHGEIDFDDIVNYLK, from the coding sequence ATGATTAATTGGATTCCTCTTACTTCTTTGGATCAACTCCAAGGATTATTAAACAATCAACAAGTATCTGCTATTTTCAAACACAGTACTAGTTGTGGAATAAGTGGGATGGCCAAAAGAAATTTGGAGCGCTTTGCTAATTTAGCCGATAAACCTTACGATGTTTATTATTTAGATCTGTTGGCTTTCCGGGAAATTTCTAATCAGATCGCTCAGATATGGCAAGTAGAGCATCAATCTCCGCAGTTACTAATCGTAAAGGGCAATAGCTGTCTTTTCGATGCTTCTCATGGAGAGATTGATTTTGATGATATTGTCAATTATTTAAAATAG
- a CDS encoding RNA-binding S4 domain-containing protein, whose translation MTIFVQMAAETEKLRIDKYLWSIRLFKTRSLATDACKAGRVKLNGQNIKASYVVKIGDIYQVQKGIERKIVKVLGLLERRVDAKTAVQFYEDQTPEEETTAFKSVFQAPILKRDRGTGRPTKRDRREIDDLKTDWWEEEG comes from the coding sequence ATGACTATTTTTGTACAAATGGCAGCAGAAACTGAAAAACTTCGAATCGATAAGTATTTATGGTCAATACGTCTTTTTAAAACACGTAGTTTGGCGACTGACGCTTGTAAAGCGGGGCGTGTAAAACTAAACGGACAAAATATTAAGGCCTCCTATGTCGTGAAAATAGGAGATATTTATCAAGTGCAAAAAGGAATTGAACGTAAAATCGTCAAAGTATTAGGACTTCTAGAGAGACGGGTAGATGCTAAAACAGCCGTGCAGTTTTATGAAGATCAAACACCTGAAGAAGAAACAACAGCTTTTAAATCCGTCTTCCAGGCGCCTATCTTAAAACGGGATCGTGGAACAGGTAGACCAACGAAAAGAGATCGTCGCGAAATTGATGACTTAAAAACTGATTGGTGGGAGGAAGAAGGATAG
- a CDS encoding 2,3,4,5-tetrahydropyridine-2,6-dicarboxylate N-succinyltransferase translates to MPEQLKKLIEDAWEDRQLLEYKEYAEAIRTVILKLDKGELRVAEPIGSRWHVNDWIKKAVILYFPIREMSESTAGPFVYYDKMKLKTNYKEIGVRVVPGASARLGAYLAKGVILMPSYVNIGAYVDEGTMVDTWATVGSCAQIGKNVHLSGGVGIGGVLEPVQAAPVIIEDNVFVGSRTIVVEGIRVETEAVLGANVVLTASTKIIDVSGPEPVEYKGYVPARSVVIPGSYTKKFPAGEFQVPCALIIGKRKESTDKKTSLNDALREHNVAV, encoded by the coding sequence ATGCCTGAACAATTAAAAAAACTTATTGAAGATGCCTGGGAAGACAGACAGCTTCTAGAATATAAAGAATATGCAGAAGCAATCCGTACTGTAATTTTAAAACTAGACAAAGGAGAATTAAGAGTTGCTGAACCAATTGGTTCAAGATGGCATGTAAATGACTGGATTAAGAAAGCAGTTATCTTATATTTCCCAATACGTGAAATGAGTGAATCAACTGCTGGTCCATTTGTTTACTATGATAAAATGAAATTAAAAACGAACTACAAAGAAATTGGTGTTCGTGTTGTACCTGGAGCTTCTGCTCGTTTAGGTGCATATTTGGCAAAAGGAGTTATTTTGATGCCTTCTTATGTAAACATTGGCGCATATGTAGATGAAGGAACCATGGTTGATACCTGGGCAACTGTTGGATCATGTGCACAAATTGGTAAAAATGTCCACCTAAGTGGTGGTGTAGGTATTGGCGGTGTATTAGAACCTGTACAAGCGGCTCCAGTAATCATCGAAGATAATGTTTTTGTTGGTTCAAGAACAATTGTTGTAGAGGGTATACGTGTAGAAACTGAAGCTGTTTTAGGTGCTAATGTTGTCTTAACAGCATCGACTAAAATCATTGACGTATCAGGTCCTGAACCAGTAGAATATAAAGGTTACGTACCTGCTCGTTCTGTTGTTATCCCTGGTTCTTACACTAAAAAATTCCCTGCAGGTGAATTCCAAGTCCCTTGTGCACTAATCATTGGTAAACGTAAGGAGTCGACGGATAAGAAAACGTCTTTAAACGATGCCTTACGTGAACACAATGTTGCTGTATAA